CACCAAAGAAATATTTGCGGTGACCGCATTCCCTGCGTTTACGGCAACGCTTATGCTTTTACTAACGTAACCGGTTTTACTGGCGGTAACCGTATAGGTACCGGCCTTCACCCCGGTTATTGAAAACTGCCCGGGAGTATTGGCGGTTACGCTGCTGGTAGCCGGGATAGTAGCAATGCCCGCTCCGGCAATGGCAGTGTCGCTGGCCGAGTCGGTAACTACGCCGGAAATGGTTCCGGTGGTGACAACTGCGGGTGGTATTTCATTTTTGCTGCAACCCCAAAAGCCTAGACAGGCAATAACAACTAAAGCTGAAGTAATAACCTTTTTCATGGGAAGACCCCGTTAAGATTATTTGATAAAATCCTGTGTGATGGCTATACACCCTTTAACGGAAGAAAATCAAGGCCAAAACCCCCACCCCCGCTGCACATATTCTTTTAAGTTGTATCCGCAAGCACTATGGGGTCTGCAAATTTATTTGTGCCCTTTGTGCCTGGTTCGATTAACTCACCACATGTTTTGTGGTTAATGTTCTGCCCTCAGTACTCAAACGTACTCCCCCCTATGAACTCCCTCAGTATCGACGTATGCGGCACCTCGTCGGCGAACACCGGCACGAACATCTGCAAAAACCTCTGCAGCCTGTAGGCCTCGTAAAAGGCGGGGTCGTCGGTGGGCACTTCCATCAAAAACCGCTCGGCGTACATCCGCAGCACGGCCGGCTCGTAGATCAAAGTGGAGTTGAAGAGGATGTCGGCCTCCTCCTGGAAGGGGAAGATGTTGCGCTCCTCGCCCCGCTGGACCGCGGACCAGACCTTTAAGGTGTGGTCGGCCCGGTAGCCCCGGAACAGGCGGTCCCGCACGATGCGACGGATCAGCCGGACGTCCGAGGTGTTGATCCGGTTGTGGTTGTCCAGGCAGAGCTGGGTCAGCGCGCTGATGTAGACCTTGATCTTGTTTTCGGCCGGCACCGACCTGGTCAGTTTTGAGTTCAATCCGTGGATGCCCTCCACCAGCAGGATGTCATCCGGCCCCAGCTTGAATCTTCCGGTCTTGTCCGACCGCTGGCCGGTGTGAAAGTCATAGACCGGGGCGGCCACTTC
This genomic stretch from bacterium harbors:
- a CDS encoding carboxypeptidase regulatory-like domain-containing protein, whose amino-acid sequence is MKKVITSALVVIACLGFWGCSKNEIPPAVVTTGTISGVVTDSASDTAIAGAGIATIPATSSVTANTPGQFSITGVKAGTYTVTASKTGYVSKSISVAVNAGNAVTANISLVASGSTMAIVWVSIPAGSFTMGSTAADTVPWYNTAGDEYPQHTVYLDAYQISKYEVTNSQFKAFMDAGGYSDSTYWTTDGWAWRTANSIT